From Hirundo rustica isolate bHirRus1 chromosome 1, bHirRus1.pri.v3, whole genome shotgun sequence, a single genomic window includes:
- the LOC131378695 gene encoding uncharacterized protein LOC131378695, which produces MFVEKRTLGSETESSFCTKEGSLGKRRGWERKERIAGILVKNKGAQEQLLEETALADADEQCKAAILSLSIEPAPALHDMLQVCARKIPFIKAHQNHNSRVKPPQKAAANTVLPVPIPRPLPKRRTKCLLCDQAGPGVSQCPLKKPFLDFQDNGGGRSQRSKGNFSKKLENVNVKLNNLALTNSAFQQKSPDMIVKDPVTRETKNPHDQVTWGCGYAYVSTPPGLK; this is translated from the exons atgttcgtggaaaaaAGGACCCTAGGATCAGAGACTGAAAGTTCTTTTTGCACCAAAGAGGGGTCTCTAGGTAAAAGGAGaggttgggaaagaaaggaaagaatcgctggaattttg gttaagaataagggagcacaggaacagctcctggaggagacggctctggccgatgcagacgagcagtgcaaggcagctatcctcagcctgtctatagaaccagctccagctttacatgacatgctccaggtgtgtgccaggaagattcccttcataaaagctcatcaaaaccacaattccagagtcaagccaccacaaaaagctgctgcaaacaccGTGCTTCCTGTACCTATACCACGgccactgcccaagagaagaacaaagtgtctcctgtgcgatcaggctggaccTGGggtatctcaatgccctttgaagaagccatttctggactttcaggacaatgggggcgggaggtctcaaaggtctaaagggaatttttcaaagaaactagaaaatgtaaatgttaaactaaataatcttGCTTTAACCaattctgcctttcagcaaaagtcaccagatatgatagtaaaggatccagtgaccagagaaacaaaaaatcctcaTGATCAGGTTacctggggttgtgggtacgcctatgtgtccactcccccaggtctcaagtaG